In one window of Campylobacter sp. DNA:
- a CDS encoding DUF945 family protein codes for MKKIIAALVVIVALIVGVFVATKDAKTGVAKSVNDSITKTVDGAVGKSASAAIEQQIAEFIARNEIFETKSAKFYPGDSNSSGFIEGVVKKEKLQKSLAEGFSKLKEKAGAQDSNDTDEPDPAKIFPEDFAFRYDYTIKHSVKNAADGFESDGILTIKTPYYAEPCKKLFKTDAPLSTHLNYGPTEVKFSAKLADINVLEDGGIGRLAGLSLNGTSDMSGKTIKALGFKIGEIFIDDGKDSGLDVKDLIYEANFKNGIQDLDDNITKLFLNDIDFAGSTKELVVTVDKQRFVVVTDMSTEGSYRIKDGILNFNESDKAQSLKIADVLVRNIHLGVDTSFSAALFEKYLSVISNPQEGEKLAENKELFMKLLKDDMKINVNDFSFENSLGKKFTFNASALVGGYIDETQLFKRMSLDGKATINTTITDFLSPYDSLRDFAPMAEVYGSQFLKPDGDGVKMEFSFDKASNSMILNGKPIPLPHN; via the coding sequence ATGAAAAAGATCATCGCGGCTTTAGTGGTCATCGTAGCGCTTATAGTGGGCGTTTTTGTAGCGACAAAGGACGCTAAAACGGGCGTAGCTAAAAGTGTAAACGATAGCATAACCAAAACGGTTGACGGTGCGGTTGGCAAGAGTGCCAGCGCCGCGATTGAGCAGCAGATTGCGGAATTTATCGCTAGAAACGAAATTTTCGAGACTAAAAGCGCTAAATTTTATCCGGGAGATAGCAACTCAAGCGGCTTTATCGAAGGCGTAGTAAAAAAAGAGAAACTACAAAAAAGCCTTGCCGAGGGCTTTAGCAAGTTAAAGGAAAAAGCAGGCGCGCAAGATAGCAACGATACGGACGAGCCGGATCCTGCTAAAATTTTCCCGGAAGATTTTGCTTTTCGCTATGACTACACTATCAAGCATAGCGTAAAAAACGCTGCGGATGGATTTGAGAGCGACGGAATTTTAACGATTAAGACGCCATATTACGCGGAGCCTTGCAAGAAGCTGTTTAAGACTGACGCGCCGCTTAGCACGCATCTAAACTACGGGCCTACAGAGGTTAAATTTAGCGCAAAGCTAGCCGATATAAATGTGCTCGAAGATGGCGGAATAGGACGTCTTGCAGGCCTTAGTCTAAATGGCACGAGCGATATGAGCGGTAAAACGATAAAAGCCTTGGGCTTTAAAATCGGTGAAATTTTTATAGACGACGGCAAGGATTCGGGTCTTGATGTGAAGGATCTTATCTACGAGGCAAACTTTAAAAATGGCATCCAAGATCTAGACGATAATATAACTAAGCTCTTTTTGAATGACATAGATTTTGCAGGCAGCACAAAAGAGCTCGTCGTAACTGTAGATAAGCAGCGCTTCGTCGTAGTTACGGATATGAGCACAGAAGGTAGCTACCGCATAAAAGATGGAATTTTAAATTTCAACGAAAGCGATAAAGCCCAAAGCCTAAAAATCGCCGATGTGCTAGTGCGAAACATCCATTTAGGTGTCGATACCAGCTTTAGCGCCGCACTTTTCGAAAAATATCTGTCTGTTATCTCAAATCCGCAAGAAGGCGAAAAATTAGCGGAAAATAAAGAGCTTTTTATGAAGCTGCTAAAAGATGATATGAAAATCAACGTGAATGATTTTTCGTTTGAAAATAGCCTCGGTAAGAAATTTACTTTTAACGCAAGCGCGCTAGTAGGCGGCTACATCGACGAGACGCAGCTTTTTAAGCGCATGAGCTTGGACGGCAAAGCTACGATAAATACAACCATCACGGACTTCTTATCGCCTTATGACAGCCTGCGCGATTTTGCGCCGATGGCGGAAGTTTACGGCTCGCAGTTTCTTAAGCCTGACGGAGATGGAGTTAAGATGGAGTTTAGCTTCGATAAGGCAAGCAACTCTATGATCTTAAACGGAAAGCCTATCCCGCTACCGCACAATTAA
- a CDS encoding ribonucleoside-diphosphate reductase subunit alpha — protein sequence MKVIKRNGRTEELDVSKIKKYTSEAVEGLENVSLSELEVDAKIQFRDMITTEEIQQTLIKTAVEKIDVDRPNWTFVAARLFLYDLYHKVTGFSGYNSLQDYFARGEAAGRIMLGLKEKYDLEDLNSYLQPQRDLQFNYLGIKTLYDRYLIKDKSGAPIELPQQMFMAIAMFLAQNELDCQSWAKKFYDLISKFEVMLATPTLSNARTTRHQLSSCYVGSTPDNIEGIFDSYKEMALLSKFGGGIGWDWCKVRAMGGSIDGHKNAAGGIIPFLKITNDIAVAVDQLGTRKGAIAVYIEPWHMDVSDFLDLRKNSGEERRRAHEIFPALWINDLFMKRLQSGGKWTLFDPAEVSDLSDLYGAEFEARYEQYEADDKISKSTILAKELWKKILTSYFETGMPFLCFKDNANRINPNAHQGLIRSSNLCTEIFQNTAPNHYKIKVVFADGSERLFEENEDVRTDAGIVKKAKKITALDTLGGKEIFIVEKGCSEGATAVCNLASVNLSKINSREEIARVMPIAVRMLDNVIDLNFYPHAKVKHTNLKTRAIGLGVMGEAQMLAERGVKWGSYEHFELIDRVMENVSFNAIKASSNLAVEKGRYPDFAGSKWSEGIFPIDLANENAKALVKRGGLFEQSSCDWDGLREKVKRDGMRNGYLMAIAPTSSISILVGTTQTIEPVYKRKWFEHNLSGMIPVVVPNLSPETWQAYVPAYELDQRLLVKAGAIRQKWIDQGQSLNIFMSLDKASGGYLSEIYTLAWQLGLKSTYYLRSESPDSEKLNNVADRSIECEGCQ from the coding sequence ATGAAAGTAATCAAACGTAACGGCAGAACCGAGGAACTTGACGTAAGTAAGATCAAAAAATACACGAGCGAGGCAGTGGAGGGGCTGGAAAACGTAAGCCTTAGCGAGCTTGAGGTGGACGCAAAGATCCAGTTTCGCGATATGATCACCACGGAGGAGATCCAACAAACCCTCATTAAAACCGCGGTCGAGAAGATCGACGTGGACCGCCCGAACTGGACCTTCGTCGCCGCGCGGCTATTTTTATACGATCTGTATCACAAAGTAACGGGCTTTAGCGGCTACAACAGCCTGCAAGATTACTTCGCTCGCGGCGAGGCGGCGGGCCGTATAATGCTCGGCTTAAAGGAAAAATACGATCTAGAGGATCTAAATTCTTATTTGCAGCCGCAGCGCGATTTGCAGTTTAATTATCTCGGCATCAAGACGCTTTACGATCGCTACCTCATCAAGGATAAAAGCGGCGCGCCGATCGAGCTTCCGCAGCAGATGTTTATGGCGATCGCGATGTTCCTTGCGCAAAACGAGCTTGACTGCCAGAGCTGGGCGAAGAAATTTTACGATCTCATATCTAAATTTGAAGTCATGCTGGCTACTCCTACGCTTTCAAACGCCCGCACGACTCGACATCAGCTAAGTAGCTGCTATGTAGGCTCCACTCCCGATAATATCGAAGGAATTTTCGATAGCTACAAAGAGATGGCGCTTCTGAGCAAATTCGGCGGCGGCATCGGCTGGGACTGGTGCAAGGTGCGCGCGATGGGCGGCAGCATCGACGGGCATAAAAACGCCGCGGGCGGCATCATCCCGTTTTTAAAGATCACGAACGACATCGCCGTCGCCGTCGATCAGCTGGGTACGCGCAAGGGCGCTATCGCCGTGTATATCGAGCCGTGGCATATGGACGTGAGCGACTTCCTCGATCTGCGCAAAAACTCAGGCGAGGAGAGGCGCCGCGCGCATGAAATTTTCCCCGCGCTGTGGATAAACGATCTGTTTATGAAAAGACTTCAAAGCGGCGGCAAATGGACGCTCTTCGATCCCGCAGAAGTAAGCGATCTGAGCGATCTATATGGCGCGGAATTTGAAGCGCGCTACGAGCAGTACGAGGCCGACGATAAAATTTCAAAATCTACGATCCTGGCAAAGGAGCTTTGGAAGAAAATTTTAACGAGCTATTTTGAGACTGGAATGCCCTTTTTATGCTTCAAAGATAACGCCAACCGCATCAATCCAAACGCGCATCAAGGTTTAATCAGAAGCTCAAATTTATGCACGGAGATCTTTCAAAACACGGCGCCGAACCACTACAAAATCAAAGTCGTTTTCGCTGACGGCAGCGAGAGGCTGTTTGAGGAAAACGAAGATGTAAGAACCGACGCGGGCATCGTAAAAAAGGCGAAAAAGATCACCGCGCTAGACACGCTGGGCGGAAAAGAAATTTTTATCGTAGAAAAGGGCTGCAGCGAGGGCGCGACGGCGGTTTGTAACCTCGCAAGCGTAAATTTAAGCAAAATCAACAGCCGCGAGGAGATAGCTCGCGTGATGCCGATCGCCGTGAGGATGCTCGATAACGTCATCGATCTAAATTTTTACCCGCACGCCAAGGTCAAACACACCAATCTAAAAACCCGCGCGATAGGGCTCGGCGTAATGGGCGAGGCGCAGATGCTGGCCGAGCGCGGCGTGAAGTGGGGCAGCTACGAGCACTTCGAGCTGATCGATAGGGTAATGGAAAACGTGAGTTTCAACGCGATCAAGGCAAGTTCAAATTTAGCCGTAGAAAAGGGCAGGTACCCTGATTTTGCGGGATCGAAGTGGAGCGAAGGAATTTTTCCGATCGATTTGGCGAACGAAAACGCCAAAGCGCTCGTTAAGCGCGGCGGGCTTTTTGAGCAGAGCAGCTGCGACTGGGACGGACTGCGCGAGAAAGTAAAGCGCGACGGCATGCGAAACGGCTACCTGATGGCGATCGCGCCGACATCGAGCATCAGCATACTCGTAGGCACCACGCAGACGATCGAGCCGGTATATAAGCGCAAGTGGTTCGAGCACAACCTAAGCGGCATGATCCCGGTCGTCGTGCCGAATTTAAGCCCGGAAACGTGGCAGGCGTACGTGCCTGCGTACGAGCTCGATCAGCGCCTGCTCGTAAAGGCGGGCGCCATCCGCCAAAAATGGATCGATCAAGGCCAGAGCCTAAATATCTTCATGAGCCTAGATAAGGCAAGCGGCGGCTATCTGAGCGAAATTTACACGCTCGCATGGCAGCTAGGGCTAAAATCGACCTACTATCTACGCTCCGAAAGCCCCGATAGCGAGAAACTAAACAACGTCGCGGACCGCTCGATCGAGTGCGAAGGGTGTCAGTAA
- a CDS encoding TIGR01777 family oxidoreductase, with amino-acid sequence MKIAVNGASGFIGGELCRFFRAQGHEIVAIPRAAYADKDALKNLIKGCDAVINLAGASIAARWSEAYKKRLRTSRIETTRTLVCAINELENPPFFISASAVGIYENGLGHDESSVKFDRGFLGELACEWESEAAKARTQTAIFRLGVVLGRGGALAKMLPAFRLGLGGKIASGEQAFCWICVTDLMEAFKFVLQNRQSGVFNLVSPTPSTNGEFTKILGEVLGRPTFFKVPKFALNLMLGEGSSVLLEGTKVYPQALIKSGFSFKFSDLKTALEDILG; translated from the coding sequence ATGAAAATAGCCGTAAACGGTGCAAGCGGATTTATCGGCGGCGAGCTTTGCAGATTTTTTAGAGCCCAGGGGCACGAGATAGTAGCTATCCCAAGGGCCGCCTACGCCGACAAAGACGCGCTCAAAAACCTCATCAAAGGCTGCGACGCGGTTATAAATTTAGCCGGCGCCTCTATCGCGGCCAGATGGAGCGAGGCCTATAAGAAGCGTCTTCGCACAAGCAGGATAGAGACGACGCGCACGCTAGTTTGCGCTATAAACGAGCTAGAAAATCCGCCATTTTTCATCAGTGCTTCAGCCGTCGGGATATATGAAAACGGGCTTGGTCACGACGAGAGCTCGGTCAAATTTGACCGCGGATTTTTGGGCGAGCTGGCATGCGAGTGGGAGAGCGAGGCCGCTAAAGCGCGGACGCAAACGGCGATATTTCGCTTAGGCGTGGTGCTGGGACGAGGCGGCGCGCTAGCTAAGATGCTGCCCGCATTTAGGCTCGGTCTTGGCGGTAAGATCGCCAGCGGCGAGCAAGCGTTTTGCTGGATTTGCGTAACGGATTTGATGGAGGCGTTTAAATTTGTCTTACAAAACCGTCAAAGCGGCGTTTTTAATCTCGTTTCGCCGACTCCTAGCACAAACGGCGAATTTACTAAAATTTTAGGCGAGGTTTTGGGGCGACCGACGTTTTTTAAAGTACCTAAATTTGCGTTAAATTTGATGCTGGGCGAGGGGTCAAGCGTACTGCTTGAAGGCACAAAGGTTTATCCGCAGGCCTTGATAAAAAGCGGATTTAGCTTTAAATTTAGCGATCTAAAAACGGCGCTTGAGGATATTTTGGGATAA
- a CDS encoding GTP-binding protein, producing MDRSMEFQDIFPLKFKYSFEDYRSLMRCILMKSLYDSDVKSSSRYQGMYKGNYFNECWSIKFGFYSGIYGIVLREVKEDAGVFELYYFPSANDELLGSVSLFEAVLAGEPDFLTKVRNFSAREELLNNFCVATIYLKPQERGIELSFKTKLRDRSYAKDGVRVEGKQIIAKEGLDKNFPCFRVSLAFMNFLHIALCKIYEPRYESFEIYKKAARAVIYDKDRNLKSKADPLCGEIFVNSIYGEDAGDGRIKFDDRSFKKLSGSAALFKFLLRLAKEGKKQIFMQGGERPNFFIITGYLGSGKTKFIQNFIEHETAQNRFTGIIQNEIGKIGLDGALLDAKYALVEIDEGCVCCSMAGQIKLAISQLKPKKPDSIVLETTGVANPFNILSELNEIKDAVNLCAIVTVVDGANFLKERGRSKIMLEQIKAADVIVLNKIDLISLEQKEQIRQILIQNNRCAEIFETVGAELNPNYLLYRQSDTSYMASVLLEGKMHATHEDEGIVSFKKDLPEGIDRQNFIKFMSDIPENFYRIKGLASFEDDEAQYVVQFVNGKFEITPFSDRKRCDNFLVFIGRGIDESAFSTELLRA from the coding sequence TTGGATAGAAGCATGGAATTTCAAGATATTTTCCCTTTGAAATTTAAATACTCGTTTGAGGATTACAGGTCGCTTATGAGATGTATATTGATGAAGTCTCTTTACGATAGCGACGTAAAATCCTCAAGCAGGTATCAGGGGATGTATAAGGGGAACTATTTTAATGAATGCTGGAGCATCAAATTTGGCTTTTACAGCGGAATTTACGGTATCGTTTTACGAGAGGTGAAAGAGGATGCGGGCGTATTTGAGCTTTATTATTTCCCCTCCGCAAACGACGAACTGCTCGGTAGCGTCTCGCTTTTTGAAGCCGTTTTGGCCGGAGAGCCGGATTTTTTAACAAAAGTGCGAAATTTCTCCGCGCGCGAGGAGCTTTTAAATAATTTCTGCGTCGCTACGATCTATTTAAAGCCGCAAGAGCGGGGCATAGAGCTATCTTTTAAAACAAAGCTCAGAGATAGATCGTACGCAAAGGACGGCGTGCGCGTAGAGGGCAAACAGATCATAGCAAAAGAGGGGCTCGATAAAAATTTCCCCTGCTTTAGGGTGTCGCTTGCGTTTATGAACTTTTTGCATATTGCGCTTTGTAAAATTTACGAGCCGCGCTACGAAAGCTTTGAAATTTACAAAAAAGCGGCTCGCGCCGTGATCTACGACAAAGATCGAAATTTAAAAAGCAAAGCAGATCCGCTCTGCGGCGAAATTTTTGTAAATTCAATCTACGGCGAGGACGCGGGTGACGGGCGCATTAAATTTGACGATAGATCTTTTAAGAAGCTGTCCGGCTCGGCAGCTTTGTTTAAATTTTTGTTGCGTTTAGCCAAGGAGGGTAAAAAGCAAATTTTTATGCAAGGCGGCGAGCGGCCGAATTTTTTCATCATCACCGGTTATCTAGGCTCGGGCAAGACGAAATTTATCCAAAATTTCATCGAGCATGAAACGGCGCAAAATAGATTTACCGGCATCATTCAAAACGAGATCGGCAAAATAGGCCTTGACGGCGCGCTGCTGGACGCCAAATACGCGCTCGTAGAGATTGACGAGGGGTGCGTTTGCTGCTCCATGGCGGGGCAGATCAAGCTCGCGATCTCGCAGCTTAAGCCCAAAAAGCCCGACAGCATCGTGCTTGAAACCACGGGCGTCGCCAATCCTTTCAATATCTTAAGCGAGCTAAACGAGATCAAAGACGCGGTCAATCTATGCGCTATCGTCACCGTCGTCGATGGGGCGAATTTTTTAAAAGAGCGGGGCAGATCAAAAATAATGCTCGAGCAGATCAAGGCCGCCGACGTCATAGTGCTCAATAAAATCGATCTGATCTCGCTCGAGCAGAAGGAGCAGATACGGCAAATTTTGATTCAAAACAACCGCTGCGCCGAGATATTCGAGACGGTGGGCGCCGAGCTAAATCCAAACTACCTGCTCTACCGTCAGAGTGATACCTCGTATATGGCGTCCGTCCTACTCGAGGGCAAAATGCACGCGACGCACGAAGACGAAGGGATAGTCTCGTTTAAAAAGGACCTTCCTGAGGGCATCGATAGGCAAAATTTCATCAAATTTATGAGCGATATACCGGAAAATTTTTACCGCATCAAAGGGCTTGCGAGCTTCGAAGATGATGAGGCTCAATACGTCGTGCAGTTCGTAAACGGTAAATTTGAGATAACGCCTTTTAGCGACCGCAAACGCTGCGATAATTTTTTGGTCTTCATCGGGCGAGGGATAGATGAAAGCGCTTTCTCGACCGAACTTTTGAGGGCATAG
- a CDS encoding MBL fold metallo-hydrolase: protein MNEARRDFIKGGAAGIGLGALASMGVFSYSPAREFFLPDEVRKMTDFGAIKSVEVTNISETSWFDNSMLMGDIKGAGGLLVNQYLFNWPPFGNGKGLAKGSYEEGISQIKHLLPDKIDEAWEVTKKLSVNPDNAGGYSALIEIERLNGEKKKYLLDCGWSYKWMHECFKREGIDKMLQSGEIDTLIMSHEHYDHFWALPVVLKYKPDIRIIIHEGFYPEGRQYIKDSGHKGELVVFKKGRNEIEPGMCTFCYDCPIITRVFGEQSIFVNVKDKGLVSITGCCHQGIITFSDSAHKELKYDNDQLYGLYGGLHISPFDDWDPKYDDLVIGLKRWNYQVMACNHCTGLLTVQKFVREGYPIVKGTARFRTKTSDYLGNGDKVKFG, encoded by the coding sequence ATGAATGAAGCTAGAAGAGATTTTATAAAAGGCGGCGCAGCGGGCATAGGACTCGGCGCACTTGCATCGATGGGGGTATTTTCATACTCTCCTGCGAGGGAATTTTTTCTTCCGGATGAAGTGCGAAAGATGACCGATTTTGGCGCGATTAAAAGCGTTGAAGTTACCAATATCTCCGAAACGAGCTGGTTTGACAACTCGATGCTGATGGGAGATATTAAAGGCGCAGGCGGACTGCTAGTCAACCAATATCTATTTAACTGGCCGCCGTTCGGTAACGGCAAAGGGCTTGCTAAAGGTAGCTACGAAGAGGGAATTTCACAAATCAAGCATCTTCTACCCGATAAAATAGATGAGGCTTGGGAGGTAACCAAAAAGCTCTCCGTAAATCCCGATAACGCCGGCGGCTACTCCGCTTTGATAGAGATAGAGCGCCTAAACGGCGAAAAGAAAAAATATCTGCTTGATTGCGGCTGGTCATATAAGTGGATGCACGAGTGTTTTAAGCGGGAGGGGATCGATAAGATGCTGCAAAGCGGCGAAATAGACACCCTCATAATGTCGCACGAGCACTACGATCACTTTTGGGCGCTACCCGTCGTTTTAAAGTATAAGCCCGACATCAGGATCATAATCCACGAAGGCTTTTACCCGGAGGGCAGACAATATATTAAAGATTCAGGCCATAAAGGCGAGCTTGTAGTGTTTAAAAAGGGTAGAAACGAGATTGAGCCCGGAATGTGTACGTTTTGCTACGACTGCCCTATCATTACGAGAGTTTTTGGCGAACAGTCGATATTCGTAAACGTCAAAGACAAAGGTCTTGTGAGTATCACGGGCTGCTGCCATCAAGGCATCATTACTTTTTCGGACTCCGCACATAAGGAGCTTAAGTACGACAACGACCAACTCTACGGGCTTTACGGCGGACTTCATATCTCGCCGTTTGACGACTGGGATCCAAAATACGACGATCTGGTTATCGGGCTGAAAAGATGGAACTACCAGGTCATGGCGTGCAACCACTGCACGGGTCTGCTGACCGTGCAAAAATTCGTTCGCGAGGGCTATCCGATCGTAAAGGGCACGGCTAGATTTAGAACCAAAACGTCCGATTATCTCGGTAACGGCGATAAGGTTAAATTTGGATAG
- a CDS encoding PAS domain-containing sensor histidine kinase has product MAIVDIKKNHQRFETIFSNSGVGIFIVDKKRNIMECNETFCKIFGYKYDEIIGKSAQTIHLSEEKYLHFADIAFNKVRKNEALQLNYELRHKSGKGLWIRISGDSISGNDEVLWIVVDITKRVMAEKKLKQSRLKVKRLNLTLNHEIEEQLKLIRRQDEQLQYQSRLAQMGEILNMIAHQWRQPLSAISATASYLSTSCLMADKFDKTALLEELGKIEQYSKHLSETIDEFRNFFKPAKIKEVTSLEELCNMAINIAKAILQNQKIKIYAKYGCNQTLLTYKNEVSQVILNIIKNAQDAFLERNIDDGVIEISTYIEKSYLCLSVKDNAGGIRKEIADKIFDLYFSTKASKNGTGIGLYMSKIIIEDHCKGSLVVESLKGGSNFIIKLPK; this is encoded by the coding sequence ATGGCGATAGTAGACATCAAGAAAAATCATCAGAGATTTGAGACAATATTTTCAAATTCCGGCGTCGGCATCTTCATCGTAGACAAGAAAAGAAATATTATGGAGTGCAACGAGACCTTTTGTAAAATTTTCGGCTACAAATACGACGAGATCATCGGCAAATCCGCGCAAACCATACATCTAAGCGAGGAGAAGTACCTGCATTTTGCAGACATCGCCTTTAATAAAGTAAGGAAAAACGAGGCTCTGCAGCTAAACTACGAGCTAAGGCACAAAAGCGGCAAAGGGCTGTGGATTAGAATTTCGGGCGATTCCATATCGGGAAACGACGAGGTGCTTTGGATAGTGGTGGATATCACCAAAAGGGTGATGGCGGAGAAGAAATTAAAACAAAGCAGGCTGAAGGTCAAGCGGCTAAATTTAACTCTCAATCACGAGATCGAGGAACAGCTAAAGCTCATAAGGCGCCAAGACGAGCAGCTTCAGTATCAATCAAGGCTCGCTCAGATGGGCGAAATTTTAAATATGATAGCGCATCAATGGAGGCAGCCGCTGTCCGCTATCTCGGCTACGGCTTCCTATCTAAGCACCAGCTGCTTGATGGCGGATAAATTTGACAAAACCGCTCTTTTGGAGGAGCTCGGCAAGATCGAGCAGTATTCCAAGCACCTATCCGAAACGATCGACGAATTTAGAAATTTCTTTAAGCCCGCCAAGATCAAGGAGGTTACGAGCCTGGAGGAGCTTTGCAATATGGCGATAAATATCGCAAAAGCGATACTGCAAAATCAAAAGATTAAAATTTACGCGAAATACGGCTGCAACCAGACTCTGCTCACATATAAAAACGAGGTTTCGCAGGTTATCTTAAACATCATAAAAAATGCGCAAGACGCCTTTTTGGAAAGAAATATCGACGACGGCGTTATCGAAATTTCAACCTATATCGAAAAATCTTATCTTTGCTTAAGCGTAAAAGACAATGCAGGCGGCATCAGAAAGGAGATCGCGGATAAAATTTTCGATCTGTATTTTTCTACCAAAGCCAGCAAAAACGGCACCGGCATCGGGCTATATATGTCAAAGATCATCATCGAAGATCACTGCAAGGGCTCGCTCGTCGTAGAGAGCCTAAAAGGCGGTTCAAATTTCATAATCAAACTTCCAAAATGA
- a CDS encoding response regulator, producing the protein MDINEIQAQTRSMRALYVEDDNEVRQQTAKILKLFFHQVIDCSDAREGIEKFKASKAGIVFTDINMPGMSGLEMLERIKQIDPSVKTVIFSAYDESKFFTKAISIGVDGYILKPFTTEDLLSVLEKITHSIETKPAKFIYLSGDFVWDKQSLTLSKAGEIIKLTKNETSLLQLLLSSSGRIASGLEIENELFEDYGEYDDKRVRNIISRFHRKIGYKLIENIYSQGYRIKWR; encoded by the coding sequence ATGGATATAAACGAAATACAAGCTCAAACTCGCAGTATGCGCGCCCTATATGTCGAGGATGATAATGAGGTAAGGCAGCAGACCGCGAAAATTTTAAAACTATTCTTTCATCAAGTTATCGACTGCAGCGACGCGCGGGAAGGTATCGAGAAATTTAAAGCGAGCAAAGCGGGTATTGTTTTTACCGATATTAATATGCCGGGCATGAGCGGGCTTGAGATGTTAGAGCGGATCAAACAGATCGATCCTTCGGTAAAAACTGTCATCTTCTCAGCCTACGACGAGTCTAAATTTTTCACCAAAGCCATATCCATCGGCGTGGACGGCTACATACTAAAGCCTTTTACGACCGAGGATCTACTAAGCGTGCTTGAAAAAATCACGCATAGCATCGAAACCAAACCCGCAAAGTTTATTTATCTAAGCGGCGATTTCGTGTGGGATAAGCAAAGTTTAACCCTATCCAAGGCGGGCGAAATTATCAAACTAACCAAAAACGAAACCTCTTTGTTACAGCTGCTTTTAAGCTCCAGCGGGCGGATCGCAAGCGGTCTTGAGATAGAAAACGAGCTGTTTGAGGACTATGGCGAATATGACGACAAACGGGTAAGAAATATCATATCCAGATTTCACCGAAAAATCGGCTATAAGCTGATAGAAAATATCTACTCACAAGGATACAGGATAAAATGGCGATAG
- a CDS encoding DUF3137 domain-containing protein, translating to MSLVSYELKKQKLDGARNVALWKARGGVAVVVLALFIAMRKDFGDFSFLFLLVLLALAYPAYKYLAVRISRKFEALSEEAFKNEFLLWIAKELRLTFQPFGAFLLDEIYKNPLRKEANLCTCKHAIVGKTPEFGIKIGDICLSRDFDKNREDRVFELDKILHLKKKDDTAIFDGLFAKFDFSETFDSQILVVPRGEFIFGASDLKLLKDSPHLSASFDVYLNNPAAAAFLQNKKILENMQTITVNLFGKTELYLGENSLVIGVENSEIFKSAPSSQSAKLLESLNKMIEIAKIFAYLKKLGQVE from the coding sequence ATGAGCCTTGTTTCTTACGAATTAAAAAAGCAAAAACTAGATGGAGCGCGCAATGTGGCGCTTTGGAAGGCGCGCGGCGGCGTGGCGGTGGTGGTGCTAGCGCTGTTTATTGCTATGCGCAAGGATTTTGGAGATTTCTCATTCCTGTTTTTATTAGTGTTGCTAGCTCTTGCTTATCCTGCTTACAAATACCTAGCCGTGCGTATTTCGCGTAAATTTGAAGCGCTCAGCGAAGAGGCCTTCAAAAACGAATTTTTGCTTTGGATCGCAAAGGAGCTGCGTCTTACCTTTCAGCCTTTCGGCGCGTTTTTACTCGATGAAATTTACAAAAATCCGCTCCGTAAAGAGGCAAATTTATGCACTTGCAAGCACGCTATAGTAGGCAAGACGCCCGAATTTGGCATAAAAATCGGCGACATTTGCCTAAGCCGCGACTTCGATAAAAACAGGGAGGATCGGGTCTTTGAGCTGGATAAAATTCTGCATCTCAAAAAAAAGGACGATACCGCGATCTTTGACGGGCTTTTTGCAAAATTTGATTTTAGTGAGACTTTCGATAGCCAAATTTTAGTCGTGCCTCGTGGGGAGTTTATCTTCGGCGCGTCGGATCTTAAGCTGCTTAAAGACAGCCCGCACCTAAGCGCGTCGTTTGACGTTTATCTCAACAATCCCGCCGCCGCCGCCTTTTTGCAGAACAAAAAAATTTTAGAAAATATGCAGACGATCACCGTAAATTTGTTCGGCAAAACTGAGCTCTATCTGGGCGAAAACAGCCTCGTAATCGGCGTTGAAAATAGCGAAATTTTCAAATCCGCGCCGAGCTCGCAAAGCGCGAAGCTGCTCGAAAGCCTAAATAAAATGATCGAGATCGCTAAAATTTTTGCTTATCTTAAAAAGCTCGGACAGGTAGAGTAG